From one Malus sylvestris chromosome 1, drMalSylv7.2, whole genome shotgun sequence genomic stretch:
- the LOC126626690 gene encoding receptor-like protein EIX2 — MANLSESSLSDSYQTIFGDYLSTDFGTHTLLKDAILVTKGIGMEYSKNLRFVKSMDLSCNFMYGKIPEELTDLLALQSLNLSNNSFTGRIPSMIGHMAQLESLDFSMNQLHGEIPPSMTTMAFMSHLNLSYNNLIGRIPESTQLQSLNRSNFIGNELCGPPLNNNCSVNGVIPPPTVEQDGGGGYHILKNEWFYVSMGLGFFTGFWIVLGSLLVNMPWSILVSGLLNRIVLKLYHVIVEYV; from the coding sequence ATGGCTAATTTGTCAGAATCATCTTTGTCAGATAGCTATCAGACTATTTTTGGGGATTATTTAAGTACTGATTTTGGGACTCATACACTTCTAAAGGATGCAATCTTGGTAACGAAAGGGATAGGAATGGAATACAGCAAGAATCTGAGATTCGTAAAAAGCATGGATCTTTCATGCAACTTTATGTATGGAAAGATCCCTGAAGAACTTACCGACTTGCTCGCGTTGCAGTCACTCAATTTATCGAATAATTCTTTCACCGGAAGAATTCCTTCAATGATTGGTCATATGGCACAGTTAGAATCTCTCGATTTTTCCATGAACCAACTCCATGGTGAAATTCCTCCAAGCATGACGACTATGGCATTTATGAGTCACTTGAACTTGTCATACAACAATTTGATAGGACGAATTCCGGAAAGCACTCAGCTGCAGAGCCTTAACCGGTCTAACTTCATTGGCAATGAACTATGCGGACCTCCACTCAACAACAATTGCAGCGTGAATGGAGTGATACCGCCACCAACAGTTGAGCAAGACGGAGGAGGAGGATACCATATACTCAAGAACGAGTGGTTCTACGTGAGCATGGGGCTTGGATTCTTCACAGGGTTTTGGATTGTGCTTGGTTCTTTGCTGGTAAACATGCCATGGAGCATTCTTGTTTCAGGACTACTGAATAGGATAGTGCTTAAACTGTATCATGTAATTGTTGAATATGTTTAG
- the LOC126619117 gene encoding low temperature-induced protein lt101.2, translating into MGSETFLEVILAIVLPPVGVFLRYGCAVEFWICLLLTILGYIPGIIYALYVLVG; encoded by the exons ATGGGTTCAGAAACGTTTCTGGAAGTGATATTGGCAATCGTCCTCCCACCTGTGGGAGTCTTCCTTCGTTATGGCTGTGCA GTGGAGTTCTGGATATGTTTGTTGCTGACAATATTGGGATACATACCTGGAATCATATACGCATTATATGTACTCGTCGGATGA
- the LOC126626698 gene encoding 40S ribosomal protein S23: MGKTRGMGAARKLKTHRRNQRWADKSYKKSHLGNEWKKPFSGSSHAKGIVLEKIGIEAKQPNSAIRKCARVQLIKNGKKIAAFVPNDGCLNYIEENDEVLIAGFGRKGHAVGDIPGVRFKVVKVSGVSLLALFKEKKEKPRS, translated from the exons ATGGG GAAAACACGTGGAATGGGAGCTGCTCGTAAGCTCAAGACTCACCGTAGGAATCAGAGGTGGGCCGACAAGTCATACAAGAAGTCCCACCTTGGAAATGAATGGAAAAAGCCATTTTCTGGTTCATCTCATGCCAAAGGCATTGTCCTTGAGAAGAT TGGTATTGAGGCTAAGCAGCCTAACTCTGCTATTAGAAAGTGCGCTCGTGTTCAGCTGATCAAAAATGGGAAGAAGATTGCTGCTTTCGTACCCAACGATGGTTGCTTGAACTACATCGAGGAAAAT GATGAGGTGTTGATTGCTGGATTCGGACGGAAGGGCCACGCTGTGGGAGATATTCCCGGAGTCAGGttcaaggttgtgaaggtaTCCGGTGTCTCTCTCCTGGCCCTCTTCaaggagaaaaaggaaaagccaAGGTCTTAA
- the LOC126619106 gene encoding protein GET4-like produces the protein MSRERPKKGALPPAQENIQKLEKVVEEGNFYGAQQMYKSISARYVAAQRFSEAVDILQSGACNQLKHGQVTCGAELAALFVETLVKGRFPYDDETLVRVRKIYKAFPRIPVPQQLGDLDDMQQLSETLGAAKTCVEGCSSFLKAALKWSKEFGAPRSGAPEIHVMLANYIYFESPEVDMVRVSHHFVRGNNPKEFALTLVNFMGKCYPEEDDLAIARAILMYLSVGNLRDANILRDEIKKQVESKQLDFPISDLIQFINFLLQTLLRDALPLFNMLRAKYKSSLDREPTFHELLDEIAEKFYGVRRRNPLQGMGMFGEMFKMMGGE, from the exons ATGTCGCGGGAGAGACCCAAAAAAGGCGCATTGCCTCCCGCCCAGGAG AATATTCAGAAATTAGAGAAAGTTGTAGAGGAAGGTAATTTCTATGGAGCTCAACAAATGTACAAATCTATTAGTGCAAG ATATGTAGCTGCTCAGAGGTTTTCCGAGGCTGTGGATATCCTTCAGTCCGGTGCATGCAACCAACTGAAACATGGGCAG GTTACTTGTGGTGCTGAGTTAGCTGCTTTGTTTGTGGAAACACTTGTCAAGGGAAGATTCCCTTATGACGATGAAACCTTAG TTCGTGTCAGGAAAATTTATAAAGCATTTCCTCGGATACCTGTGCCGCAACAGTTAGGGGATTTAGATGACATGCAACAACTGTCTGAAACACTTGGGGCAGCAAAAACATGTGTTGAGGGCTGCTCATCATTCTTAAAGGCTGCTCTTAA GTGGTCTAAGGAGTTTGGTGCACCCAGGAGTGGAGCTCCAGAAATACACGTTATGCTAGCAAACTACATATATTTTGAATCTCCTGAGGTG GACATGGTTAGAGTGTCACATCATTTTGTTAGAGGAAACAACCCCAAAGAGTTTGCTTTGACTTTAGTAAATTTTATGGGCAAG TGTTATCCAGAGGAAGATGATTTGGCCATTGCCCGAGCGATTTTAAT GTATTTGTCAGTTGGTAATCTGAGAGATGCCAATATTCTCAGGGATGAGATAAAGAAGCAAGTGGAGTCTAAGCAGCTTGACTTTCCCATATCCGATTTGATCCAgttcatcaattttcttttgCAAAC GTTGTTGAGAGATGCTCTTCCACTTTTTAATATGTTGAGAGCGAAATACAAATCAAGCCTAGACAGAGAACCAACATTTCATGAG TTGCTGGATGAAATTGCGGAGAAGTTTTATGGAGTACGACGCAGAAATCCACTTCAAGGGATGGGGATGTTCGGCGAGATGTTCAAG ATGATGGGAGGTGAATAG
- the LOC126619095 gene encoding pentatricopeptide repeat-containing protein At2g16880-like: MAAPTQALTQRQLLKTLTNLLTSTKILNPEPLKPYIPHLTQPLLLSIISSKALASQPTALLFFFRWVQDHTPSLTQSPQTLLALLPSLFTHHKFSDAKALLVQFIAADRKNDLHRLILHPDPTVPKPSKALLDTSIGAYVESGKPHLAAQVFDKMKRLRLQPNLLTCNTLINGLVRYRSSQSISLSRGVFKHAVELGVKVNTNTFNILICGYCLEHKFRDAVELLSRMSEFRCMPDNVSYNTILNWLCKKGQLSEARDLLLDMKNRGVFPNRNTFNILVCGYCKMGWLKEAMQVIELMTQNSLLPDIWTYNVLIKGLCREGRIEEALRLRVEMENLRLMPDVVTYNTLIDGYFEWSSDSEAFKLVEDMHEKGVKANAVTYNIIVKWFCKEGKLDEASDTIRKMEEDGFAPDCVTYNTLINEYCKAGKMAEAFKMMNKMGTKGLKMDIFTLNTLLYTLCSEKKLDEAFELLRTATKRGYILDEVSYGTLITGCFKNEKANKGFKLWDEMKEKQVVPSIVTYNTIIGGLCQSGKTDQAFDKLNELLERGLVPDGITYNTIIHGYCREGNVEKAFQFHNKMVEKSFKPDVYTCNILLCGLCREGMLEKALKLFNTWISKGKDIDAVTYNTLISSLCKEGRFDDVFALFSEMEEKKLAPDQYTYTAILGALTDTGRIKEAEEFILKMIDMGKLPDWPPELEKVKNGVAESSVEYDSSTGAYSEKIIECCFQGKYKDAMHILEESMQKGMTLNKDVYINLMNGLIKRRKSISKAVKL; the protein is encoded by the coding sequence ATGGCAGCTCCAACTCAAGCCCTAACTCAGCGTCAACTCCTCAAAACCCTAACCAACCTCTTGACCTCCACAAAAATCCTAAACCCAGAACCCCTAAAACCCTACATTCCTCACCTGACCCAACCCCTCCTCCTCTCCATCATCTCCTCCAAAGCCCTAGCCTCTCAACCCACcgccctcctcttcttcttccggTGGGTCCAGGATCACACGCCCTCCCTAACCCAATCCCCACAGACCCTCCTCGCCCTCCTCCCCTCCCTCTTCACCCACCACAAGTTCTCCGACGCCAAAGCCCTCCTCGTCCAATTCATCGCCGCCGATCGCAAGAACGATCTCCACCGCCTCATTCTTCACCCGGACCCCACCGTGCCGAAGCCCTCGAAGGCCCTTCTGGACACTTCCATTGGGGCGTATGTGGAATCCGGGAAACCCCACCTTGCAGCCCAAGTGTTTGATAAAATGAAGCGGCTTCGGCTTCAGCCCAATTTGCTCACCTGCAATACTCTGATTAATGGTCTGGTAAGGTACCGGTCATCGCAATCGATTTCATTGTCTAGAGGTGTGTTTAAGCATGCTGTTGAGTTAGGGGTTAAAGTGAATACAAATACTTTTAACATTTTGATATGTGGGTATTGCTTGGAGCATAAGTTTAGGGATGCTGTAGAGTTGTTGAGTAGGATGAGTGAATTCAGATGCATGCCCGATAATGTGAGCTATAATACGATATTGAACTGGCTGTGTAAGAAGGGGCAGTTGAGTGAGGCCCGGGACTTGTTGTTGGACATGAAGAATCGAGGGGTGTTTCCGAATAGGAACACGTTTAACATTTTGGTTTGTGGGTATTGTAAGATGGGATGGTTGAAGGAGGCAATGCAGGTGATTGAGTTGATGACACAGAACAGTTTGTTGCCGGATATTTGGACGTACAATGTCTTGATTAAGGGGTTGTGTAGGGAGGGTAGGATTGAGGAGGCTCTGAGGCTTCGGGTTGAGATGGAAAATTTGAGGTTGATGCCTGATGTTGTCACGTATAACACATTGATTGATGGGTATTTTGAGTGGAGCAGCGATTCAGAGGCCTTTAAGTTGGTTGAGGATATGCATGAAAAGGGAGTGAAAGCAAATGCAGTTACTTATAATATAATAGTAAAGTGGTTCTGTAAAGAAGGGAAGCTGGATGAAGCCAGTGATACTATAAGGAAGATGGAGGAAGATGGGTTTGCTCCTGATTGTGTCACTTATAATACTTTGATTAACGAGTATTGCAAGGCAGGAAAAATGGCAGAAGCATTTAAAATGATGAATAAGATGGGTACGAAAGGTTTGAAGATGGACATCTTTACTCTCAATACTCTTCTTTACACTCTCTGCAGTGAGAAGAAGCTGGACGAGGCATTTGAGTTGCTTCGTACTGCAACTAAGCGGGGTTATATTCTTGATGAGGTAAGCTATGGAACCTTGATCACGGGATGCTTTAAGAACGAAAAGGCCAACAAGGGTTTCAAGCTTTGGGATGAGATGAAGGAGAAGCAGGTTGTTCCCAGCATTGTCACCTATAACACTATAATTGGAGGCCTCTGCCAGTCTGGAAAAACTGATCAAGCATTTGACAAGTTGAATGAGCTTCTAGAGAGGGGTCTAGTCCCGGATGGAATTACATACAACACAATAATTCATGGTTACTGCCGTGAGGGGAATGTTGAGAAAGCATTTCAgttccacaacaaaatggttgagaaatcaTTCAAGCCAGATGTCTATACATGTAATATTCTTCTTTGTGGGCTATGTAGAGAGGGTATGTTAGAAAAAGCTCTTAAGCTTTTTAACACATGGATTTCGAAAGGGAAAGACATTGATGCAGTTACTTACAACACATTGATATCAAGCCTTTGCAAAGAAGGAAGGTTTGATGATGTTTTTGCTCTTTTTTCGGAAATGGAAGAAAAGAAATTAGCACCAGACCAGTATACATACACTGCCATTCTGGGTGCACTTACCGATACTGGTAGGATTAAGGAAGCAGAAgaatttattttgaaaatgatTGATATGGGAAAGTTACCTGATTGGCCCCCAGAATTGGAGAAGGTTAAAAATGGAGTGGCCGAATCTTCAGTTGAATATGATTCAAGCACAGGAGCCTATTCAGAGAAAATCATTGAGTGTTGCTTTCAAGGTAAATATAAGGATGCAATGCACATTTTGGAAGAGTCAATGCAGAAAGGCATGACGTTAAATAAAGATGTTTACATTAATTTGATGAATGGGCTGATTAAGAGGCGAAAAAGCATATCAAAAGCTGTTAAGCTGTAG
- the LOC126614401 gene encoding uncharacterized protein LOC126614401 has product MTTVHSGCSSLMASIEFELFEDNRSSVQKPTSLPNVPTSSLKSKRGRGLQNVRPSKNPDASPWMRMRAMPTSQRQSLNARGPERILKEASAFSQRQLAAVSGKLSSSASCKPPKISSRINQSHAPAAKRACLGGNNEKMETAKDAPGQSMNVSKKPCLGVSCSITNSTTPPPKTSLFCSPTTTHKSGVYSSPLFSKSPLYSRSKIDSSLVNSASRGFTMGTPSKSTMKNKGELETSCHPSTLVRTPQSPPYPSPASSLVGWSSASSSASSNQRLKKSEVGLNTFISGQAFFESDVSQESILESHSHDQPCIGHGNQEAMLLNPREGKMSMGGSPMDPNSVSKHIRPSCLRAPSPKIGFFDEDSSLVRSSGSMQFHSGVQNRVVSRSRTGNGNTNRNGAATRNGNLQSPRTSDRMRNVKLALRKTDSPGPTFGISPRRPAHIEVQNAAEVETDAAEITNMGKALKRVSNQATKENEGPNMHCPAGSNKENNAYT; this is encoded by the exons ATCATCTGTGCAGAAACCCACTAGTTTACCCAATGTCCCGACTTCAAGTCTCAAGTCGAAAAGAGGGAGAGGCCTGCAAAATGTTCGCC CTTCCAAGAATCCTGACGCTTCTCCTTGGATGAGG ATGAGAGCCATGCCAACATCCCAAAGGCAAAGTCTTAATGCGCGTGGACCGGAGAGGATTTTAAAGGAGGCTTCTGCTTTCTCACAAAGACAG CTTGCTGCTGTAAGTGGGAAGCTGAGCTCATCAGCGTCTTGCAAACCGCCAAAGATATCTAGCCGAATTAACCAATCTCATGCACCTGCAGCGAAAAGGGCTTGTTTGGGCGGAAATAATGAAAAAATGGAAACTGCAAAAGATGCCCCTG GACAATCTATGAATGTGTCAAAAAAGCCTTGCTTAGGAGTATCGTGCAGCATCACCAATAGTACTACACCGCCCCCAAAGACATCTCTATTTTGTTCTCCCACTACCACACACAAGTCTGGGGTTTATAGTTCTCCCTTATTCAGTAAATCTCCATTGTACTCGAGGAGCAAAATTGATTCCTCACTTGTCAATTCGGCCTCCCGTGGTTTTACCATGGGAACTCCTTCGAAATccacaatgaaaaacaaaggtgAACTGGAAACTTCTTGTCACCCATCCACTCTAGTGCGCACGCCGCAGTCTCCCCCTTATCCATCACCTGCTAGTTCCCTTGTTGGCTGGTCCTCAGCATCATCATCAGCGTCTTCGAATCAAAGATTGAAGAAGTCTGAGGTCGGTCTGAATACTTTCATCAGCGGACAGGCTTTTTTCGAGAGTGATGTCTCTCAGGAATCAATTCTGGAGAGCCATTCACATGATCAACCATGCATTGGACATGGAAATCAAGAAGCAATGCTCTTGAATCCACGTGAAGGAAAGATGTCAATGGGAGGTAGCCCTATGGATCCTAACAGTGTTTCTAAACATATCAGGCCCTCATGTCTCCGAGCGCCATCTCCAAAGATTGGCTTTTTCGATGAG GACAGTTCTTTGGTGAGATCAAGTGGAAGTATGCAGTTCCATTCCGGTGTACAAAACAGAGTAGTGTCTAGAAGTCGAACGGGCAACGGTAACACTAACAGAAATGGAGCTGCAACTCGAAATGGCAACCTTCAATCTCCTAGAACTTCAGACAGGATGAGGAACGTGAAGCTTGCATTGCGGAAAACTGACTCGCCAGGCCCTACTTTCGGCATCAGTCCTCGGCGTCCAGCGCACATTGAAGTTCAAAATGCTGCAGAAGTTGAGACCGATGCTGCAGAAATCACGAATATGGGGAAGGCTCTCAAGAGGGtgagcaaccaagcaaccaaagAGAATGAGGGGCCCAACATGCATTGTCCTGCAGGAAGTAACAAGGAAAATAATGCATATActtga